Genomic window (Rhineura floridana isolate rRhiFlo1 chromosome 13, rRhiFlo1.hap2, whole genome shotgun sequence):
aGTTGGGGAACACTGATCTAGGCCATGTTTCAAATGCACTTATCACCCAACGTGAACTGGGGTTACAGCCTAGATAACACCAATCAACCCCCTTTAGCTGCAACATTGTAGGGGAAGATCAAAACGTGGTCGGCAAGCTGGAGGGTTTGCCATTTCACCAATCAAAAAAGCTTTAGTCAGTTTAGTCAAATAGACATGCATTTTAAAAGTATTAATCATATTAGaaggaagaaaaaatattttaatcatCAACAAAGTTTGATTCTCATCTTCTCCATAAAACCAACTGAACTTGTGAAACAATGAAAATTAATGTTATTTTTTAAGAAGTAATTAGGTATTTCTGCTTACAGAGAGGTGGGGTTGGGTTGGATCTGTTCATATATTACTTAAGGctgttttatctttgtttttaatgtttgtttttgtaagtaTGAGTTTCAACTTTACTGAAAAAAGCAACCAAcagatataataaataataattctaaaataataatataacatttttaaatgtttagatAAGGTAACATTTGATTTCCCAGTTCTCATGAAGgaggtaaacctgtgtctgggctgtacTACTTTAGAATGCAAGTAGGAACTCACCTAAAGGAATGCTCCtcccaatatatatatttaaaatcctTTCATGTGGaaggctagagatgtgaaggctgggggagggaaagatttgtTTGGGGAGTGATgtattttgtcccccccccccaaaaaaaaattgggggaaaacagggaaatggaacaaatgaaaaaaaaaaacccaacattttccatttttttcctgggccttccccTCCCTATAGATGTTGCAGGGTAAAGGATCGTCCTTGATATGCTAAGTTGAGGGTGTACGTGTGTGGAAATTTTCCCTCCCTGCAGGAGAGCACCCCATCATGCAAGATCCCACTGCCTTCTGAACTGGTCTGGCCAAGACACAGACAGACCACCTCCATGAGGACCACATCTCCATCCATCTTGCTGTACGGTGCCTCCTCAGCAATgatgggggaaaggagggagtgCCATTTCACTACAAATGGTGCCACTGTGAAATAAAAGACATACGCTGCCACTTTCAAAGAGGGTTATTTAGGCAAACCTTAAGGGGCCAACTGACCAGCATGCTGTCATTTGGGGAATTCAATTGGCTCTCAACTGAACTTCTTACTGAGGAATCCCTGTCAGAGCAAAGGACAACCTGACCTACCAGGAAAGAGAACTTTGTATATCAGAGGCTGCGGCAGAAAAGCCCCCCTCCCCCGCACCACTTTCCCAGCAGGACCTCAGAAATCAACTGGATGCACAGGAGGGTCCCACCAGATGACCTCAGAGAACAAGCAGATTCCTATGAGGGGAGGTGACCCTTAGATATCATGGCCCTGACTcattttagggctttaaaaaggagatcagcaccttgaacagcacCAAGAAATGGAGCACATAATCCCAAAACCTGGCACGGGTCAAAACTCTTGCAGCAACATTCTGTACTAGTtgtgtcttcaaaggcagccctgcaCAGATATATAGCCAAAAGAAATTAAACAAATTTTAAGAAGCAACACCAATTTAAGCTGGGGGAAAACATCCTCAACCACAACTGAAACTAAATTGTGTCTCACAGCACTCCTAGGCTGCAGTCTGGGTCATTTAAGTGGCTTGCAaacctgtccagaacaggctCCCACCCTATCTCTGGGTTAGCTGGCCTCCTGACCAGCCATGTACAAACTGAGCTTCCATTTGtgtgcccacatccagcccataatTCAACCTCAAGTACTTGCACAGCATCCTCAGACTGAGATGGCAGGAAGCTGTAGAGTTACATGTCATCCAGAGACTTGACAGCAAACCTTTGGATGATTTCTTCCAGCTATTTCCCGTGTGGCATCACAGGCCAAGGCACTGAACAGGAGTCATATGTGGTAAGAATCAATTTGGTGCAGTGGTATAATACTGGACTAGGACTTGAGAGACCCACATTAAGttccccactgagccatgaacCTCACTCGGTGATGctaactctcagcctatcctacctcacaggattgttgcaaggaTGTACTTGAGAGGGagaaccttgagctctttggaggaaaggcaagacaTATGCAACAACTAAAGactgcttgcttcactcaccaaccccatCTACCCACACCAAAGCTCCCTCTTCCCCCTGGGGGTCAGCAGAGCTTCCCCTTTTTGCAAGTGTGACACTTCCAAATAAATGTATGAGGgagaaaaataaaacacagtgcccccaagccTGGCAGAATAATCCAGAAAGATATAATGgactgcagcagcagaggctaatGTATGTAATCCTAAACATCATGAAAGCACCAAACTGGCAAAAGCTGGTCTACGGTCCTGAAAGCTACTGAGAGGCCCAGCGCTGGCCCTGTGTAGTTCCTGGCACAGATAATTCATTAGGGTAACTAAAGCCATTTCAGTCCCAAAACTGGACTGTatgccagactgaaatgggtcgaCAGAATTGATCCCATCCAAGAAATCTTGAGCTCATGTCAACACCACAtacaccttgcccaagaatggcataCTGGATACCGGCCAGTCATTTTCCAGTGCAGTGGGATCTAGAAAGGATGATTCTTTAAAACAGAGGATGAACTGCAGTTTGGCATAACCTCCTTGCTCATGGAGGCATTAGGCACTATCTCTGCCCACTCAGCCAATTCTGACCTGGCTAGTTTAATTAAGCAGAACTGGCAAGGGATGAGTGTGCACCTGTGGTCAGGCTTGCACTTCCTCCAAGAATTCTTGGGCTGCAAAAGCTGAAAAGAATCTTTAAgaagacaggaagctgcagaAGGAAACACATCCATTGGCTCTGTCTGCAGAGTCCAGCAACGTGGGTGAAAAAATTTCCAAACCTCCTGGTTAAGGAGGAAAGAGTTTAACCACAGTCCTGGGGGCAGACAACACGCTAGGCCAAATCTAAGCCACACCACACTCAGCTAAGAGGACTGAGGACAAGCAAAACAGCTGCAATCTTCTCCCCATGAGCCTGTGCATTTGTGTtaagccattgtttggcttagtATTACACGAAAATGCAGTCAATGAAATAAATACAAGTCAAACTGGGCAACTGGAACAGATGCAACATAATTTTCATTTGGGATCTGACTAACTTTTTTCAGATGATTTTTCCCCAGGAAGCATATACATTATCTCAAGGCATGCTAAAACACGTATATTCAGTTTTCAGTCCcttcatttttctctcttttttaaaatggaattgaAACTGGGGATTGGTAAAAAATTTGAGATATTTCTACTGCATACATGCAAAATTAACAGAGaatacttttgtttgtttgtttaataaataaatcaaaatctTCATTAGCATTTCCTGAGTTAAAATTTTCTGGAAACTCACATCACTGGTGGAGTCCAAGCTGGCACAGATGTGAGCAATTTGCCtacaaaattggaaaaattggcCACCGAGGTGTCCTCCAGTTCCTTCTGTACATTCCTTCTTCGCTATATATTTGTATTAATGCAGGGCAGTAAAACGAGCAAAACAATCTGCTCTGTCGCTCATTATCAGTTCAACTATCAGTTCATCAATTTTTTGTGTGGGGAACTTGCAGCCCTCTAAATATTGTtaaatgagaaaaatcaactcatttgaaatatggtgttggaggagagctttgcggataccatggactgtgaaaaagacacataattgggtgttagaacaaattaaaccagaactgtcactagaagctaaaatgatgagactgaggttatcatactttggacacatcatgagaagacgtgattcattagaaaagacaataatgctgggaaaaacagaacgaagtagaaaaagaggaagaccaaacaagagatggctggattccataaaggaagccacagacctgaacttacaagatctgaacagggtgattcatgacagatgctcttggagatggctgatttatagggttgccataagtcgtaatcgacttgaaggcacataacaacaacaaaatattgttagcctccaactcccatcagccctagcctatatggtcaatggtaagggatgatggtagtccaggaggtgcagaacctcaggctcaggggccaaaaGCAATCTTCCCAGCCTCTCtgcttggcccttgggactcttctcagggcCACACCTCTCTCTGGTCTTGCTTCACACCCTTCGTGAGTCCTTTTGCCTGgctaatgccttttgcttgcctggatggaggatagacggGTGTGTGAATGCGTGTacaaattagcctactgtacaaaaataaaattcacatttgttgctcggCTCATtagtgcctctggccccacccaccactggcatctggccctcagaagagactgtggtcctcaggctgaaaattcTGTCTAGGGAGAAATCGGCACACTAAGAGAAGTTCTGCTCGATCAGTCCCAAAGCAAggtcctttcagcacccttttcTCAACAGTAactagccagatgcttctggcaAATTTGAAAGCAGGTCACAGAGAGAGGAATTATTTATTCTCCCGTTTGTCCTTGGCATCTTGCGTTCAGAGGCAGACTGCTTCAGAACATGAGACCTCTCAGTTAACTATAGACCTATCCTCCAGATGTTAAGCAATCTGAGTGTAAATGCTTCTCTAGCATCGATGAAAAACTTTCCCACCCAAGCTCTGATATGCCTGGTTTCCGGCTGAAAGACCTGACATGACTTCTCATGCTGCACAAGTCTAGGCAGCGCTGACTTGGTGGGAGTCATTCCTCTTTACTTGCCATGTGGTAGCTAATCCAGTCTGCCCTTGAGCCacctgaactctctctctctctctctccctccctccctccctctctcacacacactctacaAACTGTACATTCATGTATTAAATCAGCCTcccccaacgtggtgccctcctgatgtttaggactataacttccatcagacATGctgtgctggctgatgggagtcgttgtccaaaatatttggagggcaccacgttggggaaGGCTAGCCCTCCTAGAAGGAAGGTTACGGAACAATATACGCAGGAACACtttcaagcaatttctgtgaaatgaaccagcctgGCAGCTCCCGTCTTTCACCGGTTTTAGCCAATGAGCGAACTAAGAGCTATAATTgaaaagtgagttgtttggacctGCCTAGGGTCCTAAAGAggtatttttctctcccccttatTGCACAattctttcctgcttctgtctccaTTTTCCAGTCCTTGGGATCTCCGTAGTTTGCACTCTCTTTATTCCTAAGAACCAGAATGCCTCTTTCCTGTGGTGgatttgtctgagatcaggtactccctagaagtcattttttgcaaatactactacataaGTCCAGGTGAATGTTAAATAATCTCCATCACCACCTCTCTCCCAAAAATGGCACATGCAAATCATAAAAACTtcacaaagaggcttaggcatgtgttCTGCTAtgtaggagctaaagaccaggcactcgttaagaattcactgtatggtATACacagctactcagaagtaagcctctttgtgtttaatggggcttactctcaggtaagcagtacaggattgcagtttgGCTTTCTGTTAGTTATCTTGGTGCTTTTGCTGTTAGGAGCACAGTTTTTTTCACTGACAGTATGCTTTTTCTTACAATTTTAACTgtaaaagtaaaataataaaaagtattttaaaaaattaagatgaAAATAGATTACTCTGATCTCTACAGCCCCCCACCCACAATGGCTACAGGCCTAAGACAACTCTTAGGAATCAAATCAATCCCCTTCTCACACTAAACTGGGAGTAAACATAATTAAATACAAGGAGGACTTCCTACTACTACTTTTTActtttattattaacaacaataattaatCACTTTCCACAGATGTCCCAAGGTGATGCACAATATATgacaaaaacagcataaaaataacagaagatgaattttaaaacaatacaatgtggagcctattcatccagctgggaaggcttgtcggaacaaaaatgtcttcaattgtttccagaaagtgggCACCTGCTGTTATCTCAGCatgctattccacagaacagAGGCAGCCATACTGAAAGTCCTGTCCTGTGGAGTGGACTTCTGAAATCTTTGGAACTTGAAGGAGAAGCTCTCCTGCAGACCACAGCGACCTACTCTAAAATGtgggtgggcaacctttggccctccagatattgctgaactacaactgccatcatccatggctactggccatgcttgctggggctgatgcgagttgtagttcagcaacatctggagggccaacttTCCCCACCACTGATCTAACACATGCAATAAACAGGCCAGATGAAGATGGGTTGAAGCCTTGGATATGTACTAATCttcgggggggagagagagaaacacagtcCCTTATAGTACAAAAGTGCATCTTCCTGGTTAAAGGAGCCAAAATTTGATGGCTAGGATACAAGTGTTAAGtccccttttgcagccatttggCATCTCCTtttatatcttcacaacagccatgtgaggtaggttaggatgagagttggtgactgaccCAAGTCAGGAAATGAGCAAAATTAATGTGTTAAGtgggtttaaaatgtgaaactgcacatgcccagaggTTTTGGGTTTTTCTTGCTGCTTATCAAGGttagcaaaaaaaaagttttgttgaGACTTGTGAAACTGCATGTGTTTAGACCATTTTTTGTAGTCCACAAAAACTGATACCATAATAAAGCTATTAATCTTTAAGATACCACCAGACTTATTTTGTAGGACCCTATTTCATCTGTTCCTCTTTGGGTGAAGGGGGGCTCTCTTTTGGAAACCGCATCAGGGCCCCCAACCACCTTAATCTGGcgttgcacatgcacacacatacaaattcACGCAAGGCAGACTAAGTCAGGAAGCTCTTCTGTGCAAGCCCACCCCTACACACTGCCTCAATCCTTTCAAGGGTGCTTGCTCAGGAAAATATCCCAAAGGATTGTCCCCTTTGGGTCTGATGTGTCTGTCTCTCGCTCTGCTGCCTATTGAGGTACTCTGAGGTACAACCCACCACAAGCCTCACCTTGCTTCACAGTAAGGGCCCTTTGTTGAGGACAATTTATTCCACAGGAGAGTGGTGGCAGCAGAGGCGACAGACAGGCTAAAGGCCTGCAACCCTTTAGCCAGCGTGACTCTCAAATAACAGGTCACAAGCAGCTTTTGTACAGTCCGTGCAACGGTGCAGTGGAGCAACGACAAAGTGCTGCCATTTATTTCACAGCCTGGCCAATGATGTCGCTGCCCAGGATGCCTACCAATCCTCTGCATGCCAAGAGAGAAAGTCACCAAATAAACAAGGCAGAGAAAGAGGTTGGTTGCATTAGCATGCGTGGCTAACGAGTCAACTGTTACTTTACTTTGAAAAGTTTCAATATGACCAACTATAATGTCAACAAAATAGTGAACAAGCTTTTGAGTCCACCATAACTCTTCATCAGAGCTCTGAATGTTAAGTGTGTGTGGCAGGGTGGGGACTGGCTTGGTACTGAAACCAAAATGTCTTGCTGCGCTGTTCAACAGTTGATTTCTGTTCCATCATCTCAGAAAGAGTGTGGCTATGGGGGTTTGTCATGAAGAATCCCCAcacttcagaatttaccactATACCATAGAGTCCGTGAAAGCAATTTTACACAAATTTCTTCTCAATCCTACCTCATCTAGCCACCGAAGGAGTGGAGGTCTGGCTGGTTCAACTTAGAAGGTGGCAGGAGGCAGAGCTCATTTGATCCATTGCTTATCACACAGCCTTACAAATAAATTCATGGATGCTCCTAGCCTTcagcctatttatttatgtactttaaTTAACTAGTTTGTTGGCCCATGCATACCTATAAGAATCAGTGCCTCTTGTATGTGTATACATCAACAAcctgaaagagaaaaaataacCAATTCTCTTCCATCTGACAAAAGATGTGCTTTTAGGTTGCCCAAAGACAATTTTGAGTCATCAAAGGTGAGCAGACAAGTGGCTATTTGAGCCTGACTTGTGATTTATTGAGCACTTTACAGCCTTCAGTAGCTTCAGTCTCTGTTCAGCAGAACATCCCTGTGAAACAGACTTGAGTTTGGTGTCCTTTTGCAGAAGGGAGAACTTGGACTAAGAGACAACAACCCGGTGGAGTTCACTTACAGGGGAGTTTATTTCAAGCCCCCCAGAAAACCTTCCTGGTCAAAGGGAACCCTGCTGTGCTCAGATGAGGTTTACTCTCTTGTAACTGCGCTTTGGACAAAAGCTTGAACCAGTCTTATGAGCCAAAGTGAATCTATCCTAATTATTATTGAGATGTAACTGTAAGGCTAGCTAAACTCTGAGCAGATGCATACTCAAGAGTCTTCGGTCCACATGGTCTAGCAACAGCCTTGATATTAGCAACAGCTAATATTTCTCCCATATAGATCTTAAGGTCTTCAAACGAGGCCCTCCTGGTTGTTCCTCAGCCCATGGAGGTCCACCTTGTGACAACcaggagcagggccttttctgCTGTGGCACCCAGCCTATGGAACAACCTACCCTCTGAGGATGGGTTTGGCACTTCCTAAAAACAtatttcctcccctcttctctcAATCCCTCATCCACCCACCTACCTGCCAGCTTCTATCTAGATTGTAAGCATAACAGGGCAGGGACCCATCTGTTTTGAAGGGCAATACACAACTGATGGTACCATAATCATGAACTGTTTCATTTGACTAATGTAGAGGGGGGAAGAAATACGCCTGTAATCACGCTTACACAGTGAGAATTACTTTTACCTCTGACTAGACAATGGTtaggatttattatttatttatttgatttagttcccacccttcctcccagcaggagcccagggcagcaaacaaaagcacgaaaaaaaaccactttaaaacatcatgaaaacaggctttaaaatatattaaaataagggatccttaaaaacatattaaaacaaaacatctttaaaaacacattaaaaacatctttttaaaaaaagtcaaaaacatccaaaaaggaattccaacactgACACAGGATAACGtctttatttaaaaggcttgttgaaagaggaaggtcttcaacaagcGCCAGCAAGAACAGaaattgtgcctgtctaatatttaaggggagggaatttcaacaggtaggtgctgccacactaaaggtccgtttcctatgttgtgcagaatggacctcctgataagatggtatttgcaggaggccctctttcaggtatcttggtccccagctgtacagtagggccccgctcaccGGTGCTTTGCATTCccgcgttccgctaatgcggtggctttcaattaggggaaattccccattttaaacctgtttttgcgcttttgcagcattttcgcgtgacgcgccccattatactcaatgggttccactttacggcggcagtccagaatggaacctgccgtataagaggggcccgcctgtacagggctttgtacaccaaaaccagcaccttgaacttagccgggcatttaataggtagccagtgcaattctttcagcagcggagtgacatgttggcgataccctgccccagtgagcagtctcaccacctcattttgcagcagctgcagcttctggaccagcctcaagggcagtcccacatagagcacattacagtaatccagcctggaggttaccagtacattgTGTGATAGAAACCTAAACCTTATGTGGCATTATTGCAAATGAATCTAGCCTGACCTTCTGGTGGATTCATGATGACTTAAGACACACAAAAGCAAATCAAAGAATGTCCACAGCTTAGAGCGCTCACTTTGGATGCTGAAGGTCCAGGGTTCAATGCCTGGGATCACTAGgtggggttgggaaagactcctgcctgaaaaactCTGGAGAGTTGTTGacacagagtagacaatattgagccagaGGAACCAAAAGTACACAGCAGCTTTTAGGAAAAGATCCCCCTTGCTCCCTGGCAGAACATCGACGTCCCACTTTGGGCTGCCCAAgactcttggagagctgctgacagtcaagGTAAGCACTACTGCGCTGGCTGGCCTCGGGGACAGGCAGCTCCTTCCTACCTTAGGATGGCACTAACTCTTTGGAGTCCGCCAAAGGCTGCCTTTTGCCCTCTCTTGGAAAGGCTTTCTCTGGGGCGCCCCCGTCGCAAGGTCAAAAAGCTCCCCCTTCCCCTGCCGAAAAGGCACTCACCGAAGTATTCCTTCTTCCTGTGGAGCTCCAGCTCTCTCTCCAGCTCCAGGGTGAGCGCCTCCAGCCTCCTCTCCACCTGGCTGGGCCCGCTCTCCCTGGTCGGCGTGACCTGGTAGGGGATCCTGAACTTGGAGACAGCGCCTTTGGCCGCGGCGCCGTATGGCAGCGAAGCGGCGTCGGGCGACTGGGCGCGCAGCCTCGGGTAGGCGTCTGCTGCCTGCTCCGCCAGCAGCAGGAGATTCTCCTCGGGCAGCATCGACGCCCGCGGCGAAGGTAGCTGGAACTCGGGATAGGCGCCCATCGAACCTCGGGAGCTGCGCGAGCTGTGGCTGGAGATGCTGGACCGGGGGCTGACCAGAgccgcgccgccgccgccgcccgccGCCATTCCAGCCGCTGGCCCGTGGCGCGCGGCCGCTGCCTCCAGTTCTGCAGCACCGGACGACGAGGAGCGGGGGCTGATGTGCCGCTGGTCGTAGCCCATGCTGATGCCACTGGTGCGGTTGCTGCtcggcttgctgctgctgccgccgccgccgccgtcggAAGAACTGGCGAGGCTGGCGCGCGGGCTGGAGTGTTTGCTGGTGTCGCTAGCCGTGCTGGCGTAGCTGGAGCGCGGACTCAGCGCCGCCTCGACGGCACCGGGGGTCGTCACCAAGCTGCCCCGAGGGCTGGCCAAGGGGCCTCCTCCTGCAGGCGAGGGGTACCGGCTAGTCGCCTCCAGGCCGCAGCATGTCGAGGCTCGCGGGCTGGCGCCGCCGCCTTTACCGCGCGGGTAGCCCTCGGCCGAGTAGCGCTTGTAGCAAGGCAGCGCCACTTCGGAGCGCGGACACAGCCCGTCCTCGCAGCCGCCGCCGTTCAGCGAGCGCAGCGGGAGGCACGAGGAAGGCTCTCCCGATGGGTACGGCGGCGGCGGGCCCAGTGTGTACCCACTGCTGCCGCCGTTCAGCTGCTTCTTGGTCCGCCCGTCCAGCTCcgacggcggcggcggctgctggtGCTCTCGCCTCCGCCGGCCGAGCCCTTCTTCGTGGAGCGCCAGCTCCGCCATCAGCCTGCTGGCTTTCACCAAGCCCTCCTCGTACTTCTCCATGCCGCCGCCGCCGGTCCAGCCGCGCTCGCGGGGAGAGAAGCGTCTTCCCTCGCGCTCTCCAGCCGGCGAAGTTTGACGAAGCAGCCGCAACCCGACGCCCGTTCCTCGCCTTGCGACCGCCCGCTGCTGCCTCCGGCTGCAAGAGTCACCTCCGAG
Coding sequences:
- the WTIP gene encoding Wilms tumor protein 1-interacting protein isoform X1 is translated as MEKYEEGLVKASRLMAELALHEEGLGRRRREHQQPPPPSELDGRTKKQLNGGSSGYTLGPPPPYPSGEPSSCLPLRSLNGGGCEDGLCPRSEVALPCYKRYSAEGYPRGKGGGASPRASTCCGLEATSRYPSPAGGGPLASPRGSLVTTPGAVEAALSPRSSYASTASDTSKHSSPRASLASSSDGGGGGSSSKPSSNRTSGISMGYDQRHISPRSSSSGAAELEAAAARHGPAAGMAAGGGGGAALVSPRSSISSHSSRSSRGSMGAYPEFQLPSPRASMLPEENLLLLAEQAADAYPRLRAQSPDAASLPYGAAAKGAVSKFRIPYQVTPTRESGPSQVERRLEALTLELERELELHRKKEYFGICIKCGQGVYGPSQACQAMGNLYHTNCFTCCSCGRRLRGKAFYNVNGKVYCEEDFLYSGFQQTADKCFICGHLIMEMILQALGKSYHPGCFRCVMCNECLDGVPFTVDVENNIYCVKDYHTVFAPKCASCNQSILPAQGSEETIRVVSMDRDYHVECYHCEDCGLQLNDEEGRRCYPLEGHLLCHTCHIRRLGMQVPSHPPSGYPMHITEL
- the WTIP gene encoding Wilms tumor protein 1-interacting protein isoform X3, with amino-acid sequence MEKYEEGLVKASRLMAELALHEEGLGRRRREHQQPPPPSELDGRTKKQLNGGSSGYTLGPPPPYPSGEPSSCLPLRSLNGGGCEDGLCPRSEVALPCYKRYSAEGYPRGKGGGASPRASTCCGLEATSRYPSPAGGGPLASPRGSLVTTPGAVEAALSPRSSYASTASDTSKHSSPRASLASSSDGGGGGSSSKPSSNRTSGISMGYDQRHISPRSSSSGAAELEAAAARHGPAAGMAAGGGGGAALVSPRSSISSHSSRSSRGSMGAYPEFQLPSPRASMLPEENLLLLAEQAADAYPRLRAQSPDAASLPYGAAAKGAVSKFRIPYQVTPTRESGPSQVERRLEALTLELERELELHRKKEYFGICIKCGQGVYGPSQACQAMGNLYHTNCFTCCSCDLTRIHTDPAFSQKKIYDPPGKCEVEGAGLQREIDRQTVMEYLITLNNFRSPGPDELHPRVIKELAEELSETLSIVFVKSWRMGEVLDD
- the WTIP gene encoding Wilms tumor protein 1-interacting protein isoform X2 translates to MEKYEEGLVKASRLMAELALHEEGLGRRRREHQQPPPPSELDGRTKKQLNGGSSGYTLGPPPPYPSGEPSSCLPLRSLNGGGCEDGLCPRSEVALPCYKRYSAEGYPRGKGGGASPRASTCCGLEATSRYPSPAGGGPLASPRGSLVTTPGAVEAALSPRSSYASTASDTSKHSSPRASLASSSDGGGGGSSSKPSSNRTSGISMGYDQRHISPRSSSSGAAELEAAAARHGPAAGMAAGGGGGAALVSPRSSISSHSSRSSRGSMGAYPEFQLPSPRASMLPEENLLLLAEQAADAYPRLRAQSPDAASLPYGAAAKGAVSKFRIPYQVTPTRESGPSQVERRLEALTLELERELELHRKKEYFGICIKCGQGVYGPSQACQAMGNLYHTNCFTCCSCGRRLRGKAFYNVNGKVYCEEDFLYSGFQQTADKCFICGHLIMEMILQALGKSYHPGCFRCVMCNECLDGVPFTVDVENNIYCVKDYHTVFAPKCASCNQSILPAQGSEETIRVVSMDRDYHVECYHCEDCGLQLNDEEGRRCYPLEGHLLCHTCHIRRLVFPVSSLR